The following coding sequences lie in one Xiphophorus maculatus strain JP 163 A chromosome 4, X_maculatus-5.0-male, whole genome shotgun sequence genomic window:
- the LOC102237799 gene encoding chemokine-like factor produces MSENDNQKTVDVDAAFLKSRRGIIKVAEMGTLFVAFVCFAVASTPKYLTATLLEFLITLLLLLLYLLKLNKRITFLFWPIVDVFNSVFAAIYFLVLSLMVLISSSVTGALVGGAVSLISAGLLFVDSYTLFRNITFNKPRNETQNQSNK; encoded by the exons ATGTCAGAGAACGACAACCAAAAAACGGTAGATGTGGATGCTGCTTTTCTCAAATCCAGGAGGGGAATAATCAAAGTGGCAGAGATG GGAACCCTGTTTGTTGCATTTGTGTGTTTCGCTGTTGCCTCCACACCAAAGTACCTTACGGCCACATTGTTGGAGTTTCTAATCACTCTACTTCTGCTGCTTTTGTACCTACTGAAACTCAACAAGAGGATCACATTCCTCTTTTGGCCTATTGTT GATGTTTTCAACTCAGTGTTTGCAGCGATCTACTTCCTTGTCTTGAGCCTGATGGTGTTGATTTCAAGCTCTGTCACGGGAGCACTGGTTGGAGGG GCGGTGAGCCTAATTTCAGCTGGACTTCTATTTGTGGACAGctacacacttttcagaaacatCACATTCAACAAACCAAGAAATGAAACACAGAATCAAAGCAATAAGTAA